The Sphingopyxis sp. CCNWLW2 genome contains the following window.
TTCACCGGCCGCACCATCGGGGCCATGTTCGGATAGGCCTTGGTGATCGTCGCCCAGGTCTCCGCCTTGTGGAATCGCGGCGGGTTCATCGGGATCACCGTGCCCTTGGGGCCCACGAGATCGGCGAGCATTTCGCTGTAGTAGCCGTTGCCCGCGAGCAGATCGGCGACGGTCGAACCCCGCTTGACCTGCGCAAAGGCGAGCACGTCGGCGGGGTGGCGGCCCTCGTCTAGCTTGCGATTGTCGGCGAGGCGGCTCTTGTCGGCGACGGCGGCGGCGACCGCCTTGTCGGGCGCCGCGGCAGCGGCCGGCGCGGCGACCAGCATCGCCGCCCCGAACAATGGCGTCAAAAGTCGATATTTGCGCATGATGTCTCTCCCCTGTTTCGGCCGGGTGTGGCGGCGGTCCGGGGCGATGGCGAGCACAGTTCGACCAGCGGTCGCCGCGTGGCGATCAGCGCCGGTCGCGGCGCCGCTTCCAGCCCATTTCCTCGAACTCGAGCAATTCCATCGGCACATGGATCGCGCGCACGGCGAGCCGCACCTCGACGAGGAAGAGGATCAGCGAGACGAGCAGCAACAGCATCGCGACGGCAAAGGCCCATGACGCCGCGACGCCGAGGTTGATGCCGGTAAAGGCCTGGGTGAACAGCAGCGCGACGAGCAGGCAGACGACGATCCCGCACGCCACCGCGGAGAGGATCGAATTGTTGATGATCCCCATCCTTCGGTCGGCGATGCGCAGCTCGGCGACGATGCGCTCATGTTCGACGCCCTCCGTCTCGGACCAGCGCTCCATCAGGTTACGCGACCGGTCGACGACGCGCGCGAGGCGGCCCGCGATGACGTTGAGCAGGCTGCCGGTCGCCACCAGCAGGAATACTGGCGTGACCGACAGCTGGATCGTCTGCGCAATCGCGCCCGCGTCGAGTCCCGTCATCCCCCGGCGGCAACCGAGGGCGTGTTCACACCGTGCATCGCGAGGAATTTGCGGACGTTGCGTGCCGCCTGGCGGATGCGCTGTTCATTCTCGACCATCGCGATGCGGACATAGCCTTCGCCATCTTCGCCATAACCGACGCCCGGCGCGACCGCGACCTTGGCGTGGGTGAGGAGTTGCTTCGAAAATTCGAGGCTGCCCATTTCCTTGAGCGCCGGGGGAAGCGGTGCCCAGGCGAACATCGACGCCTTCGGGCTCGGGATGTCCCAACCGGCGCGGCCGAAGCTTTCGACCATCACGTCGCGGCGCTTCTGATAAAGCTCGCGGTTCTTCGCGACGATATCCTGCGGGCCGTTGAGCGCCGCGCAGGCGGCCGCCTGAATCGGCGTGAACGCGCCATAGTCGAGGTAGGATTTGACCCGTGTCATCGCGGCGATCAGGCGCTTGTTGCCGACCGCGAAACCCATGCGCCAGCCCGCCATCGAATAGGTTTTCGACATCGAGGTGAATTCGATCGCGACATCCTTCGCGCCCGGCACCTGCAGGATCGAGGGCGTCGGATTGCCGTCGTAATAAAGTTCCGAATAGGCGAGATCGCTGAGAACCCAGACCTTATTCTCCTTCGCCCAGGCGACGAGGCGCTCATAGAAAGCGAGGTCCACCGCTTCGGCGGTCGGGTTCGACGGATAGTTGACCACGAGGATCGACGGCCGCGGCACGGTGAACGCCATCGCACGGTCGAGCGCGCGCCAGTAATTCTCGTCAGGCGTCGTCGGGACGCTGCGGATCGTCGCGCCCGCGATGATGAAACCAAAGGTGTGGATCGGGTAGCTCGGGTTCGGCGCGAGCACGACGTCGCCGGGACCGGTGATCGCGGTTGCGAGGCTCGCGAGCCCTTCCTTCGACCCCATCGTCACCACGACCTCGGTTTCGGGGTCGAGTTCGACATTGAAGCGGCGCGCGTAATAATTGGCCTGCGCGCGGCGCAGCCCCGGAATGCCCTTCGACTGCGAATAGCCGTGCGCGTCGGGCTTCATCGCGACTTCGCAGAGCTTCTCGATCACATGCGCGGGCGGCGGCAGGTCGGGGTTGCCCATCCCCAGGTCGATGATGTCTTCTCCCGCGGCGCGGGCGGCCGCACGCATCGCATTGACTTCAGCGATGACATAGGGCGGCAGGCGCTTGATGCGATAGAATTCATCTTCGGACATGGGAAACTAGAACAACTCCTTTGCATTAGGTGTGGTTGACGCGCGCGGCAATCTCGCCAGCCGCATCGCGGCTTGTTATAGGCATAATATCCGCACTGACCAGCAGGAACGAGCATGAGCGACACGGGCAAGGACGACACGATCGAAACGCCGAATCCCTTCATGCCATCCGCCGACGACATGCAGCATTGGGCGAGCGTGATCGGCCGCGCGCAGCAGATGATGCTCGAATATGCGCTGGGTCAGGCGAACGACGGCAATGCGAGTGCCGCGGCGCTGTTCGACCCCGCCAAATGGCTCGACAATCCCGCAACGAAGCTGTGGACCGAACAATCGTCGAAGATGTGGGATCAGGGCGTCGCCTTCTGGACCTCGCTCGCGAGCATCGGCCAGCCGATCGCGCCCGACGCGCCGGCCGAGGGCGCGAAGGATCGCCGCTTCACCGATGCCGAATGGACCGCCAATCCGGTGTTCGCGATGATCCGCCAGACCTATGGCCTGCTCGCCGAACAGATGCTCGCGACAACGCGCCAGTTCGAGGGGCTTGACCCCGCGGCGCGCGCGAAGATGGAGTTCGCGGCGAAGGCGATGGCCGATGCGATGGCGCCGACAAACCTCGCGCTCACCAATCCCGAGGTGATCAAACGCGCGGTCGAAACGCGCGGCGAAAGCCTGCTCAAGGGGCTCCGCCACATGCTCAACGACCTGTCGCGCGGGCAATTGAGCCATGTCGATCCCGACGCGTTCGAGGTCGGGGTCAATATCGCGACGACGCCGGGCAAGGTGATCCACGAGACCGACCTCTACCAGTTGATCCAGTACACCCCGACGACGAAGGAGGTTCTCGCCGTCCCGCTCCTCATCTTCCCGCCGTGGATCAACCGCTTCTATATCCTCGACCTCAACCCTGCGAAAAGCTTCGTCGCCTGGGCGGTCGAACAGGGATTGTCGGTGTTCGTCGTGTCGTGGAAATCGGCCGACGCGTCGATGAGCGAGATCGTCTGGGACGATTATGTCGCGGCGCAGGTCGATGCGATCGACACGGTGCGCGACGCGCTCGATGTTCCCGCGGTCCACACGATCGGCTATTGCGTTGCGGGTACGACATTGGCCGCGACGCTCGCGATGCTGTCGGCGCGCGGCGAAGCCGAAAAGGTCCAGTCGGTGACCTTCTTCACCGCGCAGGTCGATTTCGAGCAGGCCGGCGACCTCAAGATGTTCGTCGACGACAGCTATCTCGCGCTGCTCCAGCAGCTCTCGGCGCCGGGCTTCCTCGACGGGCGCTATATGGCCGCGACCTTCAACTCGTTGCGCGGACGCGACCTGATCTGGAATTATGTCGTCAGCAATTACCTGCTCGGCAACGACTATCCGCCCTTCGACCTCCTCTATTGGAACGGCGACACGACGAACCTGCCCGCGAAGTGGCACCGGCAATATCTGGTCGACCTCTACCGCGACAATCGCATGGTGATCCCGAACAGCCTGTCGGTGATGGGC
Protein-coding sequences here:
- a CDS encoding PHA/PHB synthase family protein, which codes for MSDTGKDDTIETPNPFMPSADDMQHWASVIGRAQQMMLEYALGQANDGNASAAALFDPAKWLDNPATKLWTEQSSKMWDQGVAFWTSLASIGQPIAPDAPAEGAKDRRFTDAEWTANPVFAMIRQTYGLLAEQMLATTRQFEGLDPAARAKMEFAAKAMADAMAPTNLALTNPEVIKRAVETRGESLLKGLRHMLNDLSRGQLSHVDPDAFEVGVNIATTPGKVIHETDLYQLIQYTPTTKEVLAVPLLIFPPWINRFYILDLNPAKSFVAWAVEQGLSVFVVSWKSADASMSEIVWDDYVAAQVDAIDTVRDALDVPAVHTIGYCVAGTTLAATLAMLSARGEAEKVQSVTFFTAQVDFEQAGDLKMFVDDSYLALLQQLSAPGFLDGRYMAATFNSLRGRDLIWNYVVSNYLLGNDYPPFDLLYWNGDTTNLPAKWHRQYLVDLYRDNRMVIPNSLSVMGTPIDLRKIETPAYIQAGREDHIAPLASVWRLMDHLSGPKTFLLAGSGHIAGVVNPPAAGKYQYWTGDSSAATLDDFVASASETKGSWWPHWIDWIAQRDSEKIPAKGARIPGKGAKKAIEDAPGRYVKQR
- a CDS encoding LL-diaminopimelate aminotransferase, giving the protein MSEDEFYRIKRLPPYVIAEVNAMRAAARAAGEDIIDLGMGNPDLPPPAHVIEKLCEVAMKPDAHGYSQSKGIPGLRRAQANYYARRFNVELDPETEVVVTMGSKEGLASLATAITGPGDVVLAPNPSYPIHTFGFIIAGATIRSVPTTPDENYWRALDRAMAFTVPRPSILVVNYPSNPTAEAVDLAFYERLVAWAKENKVWVLSDLAYSELYYDGNPTPSILQVPGAKDVAIEFTSMSKTYSMAGWRMGFAVGNKRLIAAMTRVKSYLDYGAFTPIQAAACAALNGPQDIVAKNRELYQKRRDVMVESFGRAGWDIPSPKASMFAWAPLPPALKEMGSLEFSKQLLTHAKVAVAPGVGYGEDGEGYVRIAMVENEQRIRQAARNVRKFLAMHGVNTPSVAAGG
- a CDS encoding DUF2721 domain-containing protein, whose translation is MTGLDAGAIAQTIQLSVTPVFLLVATGSLLNVIAGRLARVVDRSRNLMERWSETEGVEHERIVAELRIADRRMGIINNSILSAVACGIVVCLLVALLFTQAFTGINLGVAASWAFAVAMLLLLVSLILFLVEVRLAVRAIHVPMELLEFEEMGWKRRRDRR